Below is a window of Candidatus Micrarchaeia archaeon DNA.
TAGAAAGATGGAAAAGAAAAATTGGTAAAATAGAATATGTTTAAATATCTAAATCATTAAAAGAAACATTAGTAGTAGTATTATATCCTTTAAATTTGGGACTATCTCTTGCCCCCATATTTCTTTGTTGAATTAAATATTTATTAATATATAATCCTTTTTTTGTAATATCTACTTCAAGAGAATTTAACGTATTTCCTGAACTAAACTCAACAGTAGTTAATTTTCCTTGTGGATCATAAGCTAAAAATAAATTATGGGATCTGCCTGTTCCCAAATGACTTACTTTTTCTTCAATAAAAGAACCAACATTAAAATCACCTAAAGGATCAAATTTAGATACTCCAATTGAAGATTTAACCTTTTTTAACTTATTACCTGAAACAAAATGTAAGGGTAATTGTCCATCACCAGAAACGTATCTAAACCAAACTAACATATTTGAATAACTAGGAGAAGAACGAACATTAAAGAATTCTTTACCTATATAAAAACCAGTTTGACTTATTGTAAAAAGTTCTTGTTTATCACTTAAATTAAAGCGATCCAATAATTTTAAGGGTATTTTATTTGGGTCTAATCTTGGGGATTTATTTAAAAATTCAGACTGCATTTTAGAAAAATTATCATTTGATTTAACAATGCCATAAAGACTAAATAATTTTATTTCTTGGATATTCACATTTCCTTTTTCTTGTTTTAAGTGTATATTCTCCATTGTTCTTTCCAATACTCCTAAAAATAAATCTTTATTTTTACCCCCTAATCTAAATTCTTTTTCTTTATCTGTTTTCCATTGGCTAGCAGATATATAATTGAAAACAGCCTGCATTTCTTCTTTGTTTTTAATTTGAAAACCATACCACCAAAATATTTCCAATTTAACTAATGCATCATAACAGTCATTATAACCTGCTATTCCCTTAACACTCGAATATTTGCCTAAATCAATTTTTAGAATTTGAGCTAATTTACCATAAAAAGCAATCAATAAATCATGTGAATTATCTTCTGAATTTTGGTCTAAACTTTTTCTATTATAATAATAAAGCCCCAATAAATCTGAAACAGGTAATTCTTTATTCTGTTGCATCCCTAAAATAGTTGTTAAAATAAGCTGATTTGGTGAGAGTCCATTAGATTCATCTCTAAAATAATCAATTTTTGTATTTTTTAAAGAATGCAAAGACTCTTCAATCATAAAAAATGCCAATGTGGTTGTAAAAAATTCTTCGTATCTTTCTGAGGTTGAATAAATTTGCATAGATCTTAAAAAATCATGTGATCGTTTTATAAAAGAAAAAAATAAATCTGTATTTTTTTTATTCCATTTAACTTCTTTTTTTGGTGAAAATCCTTGAGACAATATTAATTCCATTCCTTTTTCAGGCAATCCGGCTTTTATTTGCTCCCATCTAAATGCATTTGATCCAAAAACTCCATATATTAAATTAACAGCTTCTTCTGGTAAAACATTTTTAAATTGTGTTAAAATAAAATCAAATGAATTTGACATTGAAATTGGAGTTGATATATTATTCAAAACTATCTCATTTGTATCTTTAATAAAATCTAATAATTTATATCCATCAAATATATCATTAAATTTTAATTTTTTAATTTTATTTATTATTTGCGTTGAATATATATCAATATGTGTAAAATTTGTAAAAGAATCGCCATAAATTGAATTTAAATTTAAAAATAATTCTTTTTCTGTTGATTGAACCAAAGAATCATTTTTTAATAATTCATATAAAATACACATAGTATTAATATCTGCATTATTAATAATCCCAATTTCTATTAAAAATCCACTATCTGAAGATATTCCTAAAGAAACCAAATCTTTTATATGATATTCTTTATTACCCAAAGACATATCTTTAATTGTTAATAGTTTAAGATAAAATTCTAATAATTCAATTTCTTCAAGGTATAATTCATTATATAAATAATCAACAGGTATCATTTCTCTTTTACTAAACTCTTCGTTTAATTCTTGTATATTAAAATTTATTTTTTCAGTATCATTTAATTCTTCTTTTAAATTTAAAAATTTATAATTAAACACATCCCATTTTACAGTTTTCATTAAAAACTCATTAAGCATTTTATCTTTCGGATTTGAATATGATATTCTTAAATAAAATTTTGATAATTTTTCATATCTTAAATCTTGCCCGTCTTTCGAAACTTCCATTAAAGAATTATGTATAATATTTATAATCTCTTTATCACTAAGGAAAACAGAGGTATTTTTTGTTTTAAAAGAATAAATTGCAGTAGCAATACTACAAATAACTGCTTCTATTTTTTCTTGTTTTTTATCTTTATGAACATCAGAAAAAAAATCATTTTGATTTAAAAAATATTTTAGCAAAGTTACAGCTTGTTTATATGAATTAGAATCAAAATAAATTATTTTAGATTGAAATTTTTTATGCTGGCTATCCATTCCTTTTTTTGAAATATCTAAATAAGATGGAAAAAGCTGATCCTCTTGTTTTTTTATGGGGGCTAAATTAAAACCCATACTATTCCTCTCCTTGAGTAAAATTATCTCTTTCAGATTCTTTAAGTAATTCTTCAAGTTCTTTCATAGCTTTCGCTCTTAATTCTCCCTGTAATTTTGGAATTTCTAACTGTTTTTCTATTATTTGCTGGTCAATTGATTTTTTTTCATTTTCTTTTTGTTTATTATCAACTACCTGTTTTGGTTTTTCAACTGGTTTTGGTTTTTCTTGTGTTTGAACAATTTTTGGTTCTTCTTTAACTTGTGGAGGTTCTTGTTTGGGTGGTTGTGTTTGTTTTGGTTTTTCAACTGGTTTTGGTTTTTCTTCAACTATTAAGGAAGGTGGTTTAATCTCTTCAATTTCCTGTAATTTTTCTGGTGAAGTTAACTCTGCATACTCTTTTTTATAATTTTCAAGCGCATATTGTCTATTTACTGCTTCTAATCTTAAATCTTTTGATCTATCTTTGGCAATTTTTGAAAGTTTAGTTTCTCCTCTTTTTGCATATTCTAAACTATTTGCTTCCTCATCTAAAGAAGCCATAGTCAAAATAGAATAATCTCTTTCAGCAACAGAAATTGAAATTAAAAGAGACGCTTCTTGTTTTTTTATTCTTCCTGCTTGAATAGCTGCTTCAAATGGATTTTGAGAGATATCAAAATAATTATACTTTTCAATAGCATTCTTACCTTTATCTAATTCAATAACTACATATGGAATTTCAAATCCTGGAATTATATCTTCTGAATATTCAATTCGTCTATCAATTAAATGTTCATTGATAATATCTGGGTTTTTAACTATTACTCCTTTTGATTTGGTTACATTATTAGAAAGTTCTATTTCTAAAGTATTTACTTCACTTACAATTTCTTCTATTGATTTTTCTTCTTTTGATTTTTGAACTACTGGTTCTTCTTCGTATTTTTCTACTTTTCCTCTTGAATAACCTGTTTTCATATTCTCAGATAATTCATCTAAAGATGCAAATCTTTGTTTTGATCTTTCTTCATTTAATTTATCAATCTGTTTTTGCGCTCTTTTTTTATCTTTTTCACTTAAAATAGATAATTCTTCTGTTCTTTCTCTAGGTGATTCTCTTACTGGCATTTCAGTTATTTCTGGGTTCTTAATCTTTCTAGGAATTATATTTTGAGAAATATCCAATTGAGGAAAAACAATTTCTTCTTCAGTTTCTATTTTCTTAGCAGAACTATTTGTTCCTTTTGTCATTCTTTCTTGTAATAAAGACAATCTATCATAAACTTCATCATATTTTCTATCTAAATTTTCAGCATAATTTTTATTCATTTCATATTTTATTCTTAGTATCTCTATATCTTCAAGCACTTTTTCTAATTCTTCAGGACTTTTTTCAAGAACATTAAATTTCATTATTTCTTCTAAATCTTCTGGTGCTGTAAGTTCTATTTTTCCAAAAGACTTTGCTTCAGGATTAATATCTAAATCAGAATTTATTGAAATTTGTTGTTTTGATTTCTCAGCTCTTTTTATAATTGAATCATCTAATTTTATTATTGGGGGTTTTTCAACAACTTTAGGAGATTCTTTAACTGGCATTTCAGTTATTTCGGGTATCTTAATTTCTCTTACCCTTAATTTTGGAGTATACCCTTCTGTTAATCTACTAATTTCTTCTTGAGAATCTTCTTTAATAATTTCTATTGGTTTTTCAGATAAAGAAGCTTTAGCTATATTCTCCCTTGCAGTTAACCAGTCTCTAGTCCAAATTCTTTGAGATTTAAATTCATTAGGTATTAAATTAACTAATTGATGCGCTAAAGAAACATCAGAAGATAAATCTAATTTCTCATATAATTTATTATTTATTAATACTTTTGTAGCATTTGTATCCCCTAGATAATAATAAATTAAAGCTACTGTTTCTATTAATTCGGGATTTCCTTCTCTAAATAAATTTTTATATTCTGGATTATCTTGATCTCTAAAAGCTCTTGCTACTCCTTCATCTAATTTAATAATATTTTTTCTATCAATAATAGATAAATGATTAGCTAATTTTAATTTCAAATCAGTTTGTTCTTGAGTAACTTTATCAGATAAAAATAAATTTGAATCTCTACCTCTCCAAACAGTTTCTTCTATTTTTGATTTTTGTTCTAGATTCATTTTAGCATCACTCCTAAATATGTAATAATTTAAAACTTCCGGTGTTTTTATATCTTTCGCAAGCTTTATTATTGTTTTCACATGATTAATCTTATATGAATATATTAGTTACTGGTGCAAGCGGGCATTTGGGCAAATATTTAATAGAAGATTTAACAGAAAGATATATGATTCGAGCTTTATTACTATCCCCAGATGAGACTTCAAAAATAGAAAATTATAATAATATTGAAATTGTATATGGAGATTTAACTGATCCAATAACAATAGAAGGGATTACAAAAGATATTGATGTGGTTATCCATTTAGCAGCAGTAATAGATTATATTGCCCCTGAAAATACTTTATATAAAGTTAATTACGAAGGCACTAAAAATGTAATTAGAGAATGCGCCAAAACTGGAGTTAAAAAATTTATTTATATTAGTTCTACTGCTGTATATGGAAAAAATCTTCCAAAAGAAGCGATTAATGAAGATTTTCCTTTAAAGCCGAATAATGCTTATGGAAAATCAAAAATGCTTGCAGAACAAGAACTATTAAAATTTAAAGAAAAAATGAATGTAATTATCCTAAGATTATCTATGTTATATGGAAAAGGATTTGATAAAGGTTATTTTTATATTTTAAGAGCAATTGAAAAAAAAGAAATGAAAATGATTGGTAATGGAGAAAACCATATACCTTTATTACATGTAAAAGACGCAGTTGAAGCAATAAAATTATCCTTAGAAAATAAAACACAAAGTGGATCAGTATATAATGTGGCAAATCAGAACTCAATAACACAAAAAGAGCTTTTAACAATAGCTGCTAATGAGTTAAATGTTGATCCTCCAACTTCAACATTTCCAATTTTTTTAGTAAAAACTTTAGCAAGTTTTGAATTAATAGGAAGCTATTTAACTACAAAAGAACCAAAATTATTAAATGAATATATAGATAAAATATCTGCAGATAGACAATTTAGTATACATAAAATTGAAATGGATTTGGGATTTTTTCCAAAAGTAAATATTAAAGAAGGTATGAAAGAAATGGTTGAATATTATATTGAAAAAGAATATGAAAAAGAAGAAATAAAAGAAGAAGAAAATGAGGTGGATTATAATGATGAGGAAAATTGAAAAATATATTAACGATGAATTAAAGAAAAAAGGTGCTTTATTTTTTGGTGTTATTGATCCTATGGATTATGAAAATTTAGAATCCTGCGTAAATACTGCTAAAAAAACAGCAGATGCAGGAGCAGATATTATATTATTGGGTGGAAGTATAGGAGTACAAGGAGAAATACTTGATAATGTAACAAAACAAATAAAAGAAAAAACAAGCACTCCCGTAGTATTATTTCCAGGGAATATAGGAACTGTTACTCCTTATGCAGATGCAATGTATTTTATGTCTTTATTAAACAGTAGAAATGCATATTGGATATCACAAGCACAAACATTAGCAGCACCAATGATAAAAAAATATAATATTGAAACTATACCTGTGGGGTATTTGATAGTAGAACCCGGAGGAACAGCAGGTTGGGTAGGAGATGT
It encodes the following:
- a CDS encoding geranylgeranylglyceryl/heptaprenylglyceryl phosphate synthase, with amino-acid sequence MMRKIEKYINDELKKKGALFFGVIDPMDYENLESCVNTAKKTADAGADIILLGGSIGVQGEILDNVTKQIKEKTSTPVVLFPGNIGTVTPYADAMYFMSLLNSRNAYWISQAQTLAAPMIKKYNIETIPVGYLIVEPGGTAGWVGDVNLIPRSRPKIAAGLAMAAELSGSTMVITDTGSNPETGHVPLDMIQIVSKSIEVPYVVAGGIKTPEQAKNVIKAGADIIQVGTGLENSKDIEGYVKKMINSVREEGKKRV
- a CDS encoding NAD-dependent epimerase/dehydratase family protein, with the protein product MNILVTGASGHLGKYLIEDLTERYMIRALLLSPDETSKIENYNNIEIVYGDLTDPITIEGITKDIDVVIHLAAVIDYIAPENTLYKVNYEGTKNVIRECAKTGVKKFIYISSTAVYGKNLPKEAINEDFPLKPNNAYGKSKMLAEQELLKFKEKMNVIILRLSMLYGKGFDKGYFYILRAIEKKEMKMIGNGENHIPLLHVKDAVEAIKLSLENKTQSGSVYNVANQNSITQKELLTIAANELNVDPPTSTFPIFLVKTLASFELIGSYLTTKEPKLLNEYIDKISADRQFSIHKIEMDLGFFPKVNIKEGMKEMVEYYIEKEYEKEEIKEEENEVDYNDEEN